Sequence from the Leptospira bourretii genome:
TTAGGAATCACCTATCGCCCGTTAAAAGATACTTTTATCGACCACGTAAACCAAATGGAAAGTTCAGGATTGTTATAAGTTTTTTTTCGTGATTTGTTTGTATGGAGTAGGGTTTGGTGAAACTACGAAGTTTTCTTAAGATTTTTTGGTGAGATTGAATTCCCAAGAGACAAGAGTTTGAATTTATGGTAGGAGTTGGGCCGTGAATCAACTCCCACAAGCCCGCCTCCACCACCCATTCAGGGTGGGGGCCGAGACCGAGTGCACGAGACATAATATGCAAGCCCTGTTTTCCAATCCCTTCCAACAATTTGAATTTCTCCAATCGGGAACACCCAAACAACAGGAACTTGCCAGGGATTTAGAAGATTGGAAAATTCTAAAATCCTTACATGGTTTCAAACCTACTTTGGCCGGAACCATCCCTTTGGATATTGATACCGATTCCAGTGATGTGGATATCTTAGTAAAATTCAATATCCCTGCTCATTTACAAAAGATTTGTTATGCTAAGTTTCGCAATTTATCAAATTATAGTTTTTCTGAAAAAACAATCGCACTCCGAGCCACTTTGATTTGTCGATTTGAAACAAAAAAGTTCCGTTATGAAATTTTTGGACAATCGGTGGAACCAACTGATCAGTATGCTTGGATTCATATGATGGTGGAAAATCGATTTTTAACTTTGGCAGATCCAACATTCCGAGAAGAAATACGTAGTTTAAAAAAACAAGGGATCAAAACAGAACCAGCGTTTTGTAAAGTATTGGATTTAAAAGGTGATCCTTATAAAACACTTGTCCAATGGAATCAAAAATCGGACGAAGAGTTTCGAGACTTACTCTTACAAAGAGGATATCAAATCATTCCAAATTGACGAAAGGTTAAATTGATCCTTGGTCGTTTGACCTTCATCGCTTTGGGAAGGGAATGTAACCAATGCCTTTGAATCACATCTTTCATCAAAAGTAAACTTCCATGTTCCAATGACAACTCTACTTGTTCATTGGTTTTTTTATGTTTAAAACGAAAGAGCCGTTCGGCTCCCAGACTGACAGAAGCTATCGTAGAGTTAGGACGTAACGAAGTTTCATCATCACTATGCCAAGCCATTCCTTCATTCCCATCATGGTATAAGTTTAAAAGACAAGAATTGAATTTTTCATGAGAAGCCAATTCCACTTTGGCTTTTAATTCGATGAGTTCCGGCGACCAAGGAAGGGCAGTTTTTGCGGTTCCTGAATAACGATAAGAAAAACCTTTTTCTGCATACCAAGCCACACTCCGTTTGGTAGTAATGTGTTTTCCATAGAGAATGGCCTCGTCCGGTTTCCAAACAATCCCTTCCATAAGAGAAAGATAAACCCGATCGGATTCATCCGTGGGGAGAAAATGCGGGATATAGAGTAAAACCCCGTCATAAGGTAAAAGATTTTCCGATTCAGATTTGTGAAACAAGTGCATGGATTTCGAAATGGATTGCCTGAAAAAAGTAAGTCACTGTAATTTTTCACCCACTTGCCAAAGAAATCCAATGAAAATCGACACCGGCTGTCGAAACAGTCTAAAATTTTAGTTGGTTTCCCTCCGAGACCAAAGAATCTATACACGTATGACCCCAACTCGCACGATCCAATCTTTCATCGACGCAAAAAAGGAAAACCATTCTCCTTCGGAAGAAGTCTGGAACTCACTCAAAAGTTATAGGAAGTGGAATGAACCAGAACTCATCGGTCTAAGAAATGCCTCTGGATATTATCCAGATATTTATTTTGAAGAAGGAATGGATGAAACCATATCCAAATTACTAGCAAAATTTAAAGAGAGAGTTGTTCCGCATAAATTTTAATGAATCCCATTACCCCAAAAGTTTTATACCAAGAAGCAAATCCTTACGGTTCTTTTACTGCCTTTTTAGAAGATGATGGAAGAACCATTTACCTTTACTTACAATCACATAACAACCCTGAGTGGCCCATGAAAACACTTTGGGTGCGGAATTTAATTGATGCACCTGAGGCTCGTGTGGATGAAGATTTTGATGCGGGCCTTGCTCCAGTATTGACCAAATCAGAAATTACAGATCCCAATGCACAAAGTTCACTCACGGAAGACCAAATCCATTTCATTTGGTCAGAAGAAGGTGATGGTGTTGCTTTGTTTGTAGAAGAAGAACTACAAGCGTATCTTCCTTCTTGGTCAGGGATCAAAGGGATTCATGGATATGCGAAGTTTGCAAAAGAAGAAGCTCCTACTGCTTCTCCTCTCGGTGATCCAGAAAATGGAGTGATTGCTGAACGAGTGAGGACCAATCGAAAATTTTGGGAATCTGTTGCAAAAAAAGATCATTGGAAGAAAGCACAAAAACTACGATTGGATTTTTTAGAATCAAAACTTGGAAAACATGAAAAGTATTGGTCTGCTGATGGAGGAAAGTATCCTTCTCTAGGAATCGCATCATTTTTACCCAAAGAATTTCCTGGGATCAAAATCTTTTCCACGATTGGGATGAGTGTACAAAACCAACCTTCTATCGAACTCTATCATAAAGATTATGAAAACTTTTCTCGTATCGAACTTGTTTTTGCCATCCAACTTTTAAAAGACTCAGAAGATAAATCAGAAACTTGGATCCAACATGTCCTGGGTGAGATGGTAAAGTTTCCTTGGAACACAGGAATTTGGTTTGGTCATTCTCATACCATTCAAAATCCAAGAAAAGATCCCGACCAACTTTATCTAGACTTCAACTGGTTCGTTCTACGCAACGTCACAGACGAAATAGAACAAGGCTCTAATGAATCTCTACCAAACCTACATGGACTCATTACTGAGAATGGAAAACGCGCTAATTTTCTCTTATTAACTCCCATTGCAACTGAAGAACGAATTTGTTTTATGCGAGAAGGTTCTGCAAAATTTTGGGAAACCTGGAAGAAAGAAGGTTATAGTTTCTTTCACGACAGCGAACGAAGGATGTTAGAATTCTAATTTTCTAGATCTTTATTGTAAAAAAATCCGATTCAAACTCTAAAATCTGTCCGTTACTTTAAATGATATGGCAGAGACGTATACAAAGTACTTCAATTTAGAGTTTGAACCCTTTTCTTTAGAACGAATCCTCGAAGAAAAACAAGATTCTTCCGGATTTTTCCTCTCTACCGTATTCCAAAAGCGGTTTTCGGAAGAAGTGAACCTCAAACGCCACGAAGACCAGAAACTTTGGATTCAAACAAAGAATTTGCGCTATGTTGTTTTAGATGGGATTCAGAAAATTTCTGATGAAAATGGACGATTGGAACCAACCAATATCCTCTACTTACTTGTATTTTTTGATTTTAATTCCATCACAGAGTATGGTTTCGAAGATGTTTGCAATGTGCTGATGAAACGTTATGACCTCCCTTCTCTTATCTTAAAAATGCCAGATACAGACCATTTAGAGATCTGGGGTAAGGATCATTCACGCAAAAGTTATAAAAATGTTGTGCATCCGAACATTGAATCACTGATGAAAGCTCTCTTTGATTCGATCAATAAGAAGGATCATTTTCAATTCATTGGTATGGAAAGAAGCAATTCGGATAAAAAATCGGGATTTTTGATGAGTCGGAGGGGTTTTACGAGGGCAATTGCCTAGATTTTTATAGAATCTACACCCTATAAATGAAAAAACCCGCAGGTCTTGCGGGTTTACACAAATCTTACTTCGATATATCAAAGTAAGAATTAAATCTAAGTTATTTCTTAGATTTTTTCTTTGCAGCTTTTTTCTTAGCGGCTTTCTTTTTTGCGGCTTTCTTTTTAGCAACCATTGTGATCGTCCTTATCTTTTGATTTCAAACCACGGCTGTCCTTGGCAAACAGAGAGTGAATTGATACGACATAATTAAATCATATCATTTTAAATGTAAAGAAATTTTATTTTTTGCATGAATTTTTATTCAAAATAAAAAAACAGACTAATACACATTCTACGGAACTTTGATAACGATCTTACCAATTGTTTGTCCTGATTGAAATGTACGGAGTGCATCGTGTATCGAATCAAAGCTAAACTCATGCCCAATGGTTTGTTTTGGTAGTGATAACATCATTAAATCGGAAAAATGTTTTCGAAGTTCATCAATTTCATTCCACAACCATATTAAATTGAATCCCATCACCGATTTATTGTCTGAAATCATGGATAATGGATCAATTTTTGGTCTTCTGAGGTAAGAATAGGCGATCGAAAACCAATTTCGGAATGAATGTGATGGTGTGAAGTTCGCACTACCATAGGTAATAAGCCTTCCCATTGGTGCTAAGAGATCATAACTGTCCTGAAAATAACGACCACCTAAACATTCTAAAACGATTTTTAATGGCTGATCTGATAATATTTTCTGCATCTCTTGTTTAAAATTAGGAGATCTAATGAGAAAATAATCATAACCAACCTCTTTTAAGATCGAAAACTTAACGGAATCACCTACAAGACCGATGGTGATTGCTTTTTTTTTCTTTGCAATGTGACCTGCCATGATCCCAACACCACCAGCTGCACTATGAATCAGAACATGATCACCTTCTTTCACTTGTCCTAATGGAACCAGTGCATAGTATGCAGTGAGTGCTTGTACAGCGAATGCTGCTCCATCTTGCATTGACCAATCTTTTGGAAGTGCAAAAACAGTTTTTTCAGAAATGTTCAGATGAGTTGTGTATGCACCAAACCGAGTCACACCAAACACGGAGTCACCGACTTCAAAATTCTTCACTTTTTCGCCTATTTTCACGATTTTTCCAGCAAATTCCAAACCGGGGATGAAACTTCCTTTGGGTGTTGCTGAATACAAACCATAAATCGAAAAAACATCAGCGAAGTTAAGTCCAATGGCTTTTACTTCAATGGTCACTTCATCACCTTCGGGTGGCCTTAAAGGTTCGTTTTTACGATGAAGGTTGTCGATAGATCCGGTTTTTTCGATGCGATAGACTTCTCTTAACATAATATCTTAAAAAAAATTCAATTCCATAACGATGAAACCATTTTTCAATGGTTTTAGAGTCTGATCGAGAGAAAGCCGTGGAACTAAAACAAACACCTTTACACACAATTCATAAAGAAATGGGAGCCAAGATGGTTCCTTTTGGCGGATGGGACATGCCTGTGCAATATACAGGAATCATCCAAGAACATTTGGCCACAAGATCGGCTGCGGGACTCTTTGATGTATCCCATATGGGTGAAATTTTTGTCACCGGAAATGAAACAGATGTTCTATCTTTCTTAGAATCAGTCACTTGCAACACCATCTCAGGGATGAAAGCAGGCCAAGTGCAATACAATGCAGTGGTAAATGAAGCTGGTGGGCTTGTGGATGATATCACTGTTTATAAATTCAGTGAATCAAAGTATATGATTTGTTCTAATGCTTCCAACTATCCTGCAGTAACAAAACATTTAGAAACATATAAAAAAGGGAACGTTACTGTTGTTGATGATAGCAAAAACTGGCATCAAATTGCATTACAAGGCCCAAAAGCAGATGAAATTTTTTCTAAGTACCTTGGTAAGGACTTAAGTTCCATCCTTTATTATCATTTTGAAGAAATGAATTGGAAAGGAGAAACCATCATCGTATCACGCACTGGTTATACGGGAGAAGATGGATTTGAAATTTATACTTCAAATGAACTTGGTGTCACTCTCTGGAAAGAATTATTAGAAATTGGTAAAGAATTTGGTTTGGTTCCCGTAGGTCTTGGCGCACGTGACACTCTAAGACTGGAAGCAAAATACCCACTATACGGTCATGAACTGAATGCAGAATGGACCCCTGTAGAATCAGGAATCAACTTTATTGTCAAAGAAAAACTATCCCCTTACTTAGGATATACTCGAATCATGGCTGACAAAAAGAACGGCCCCAAACGGAAAGTTGTGGGGATTCGCCTGATGGAACCGGGGGTTTTACGAGAAAATTTCCCCATTTTCTCTAGTGAAGGGAAAGAAATTGGCAAATCTACCTCAGGAACTCACTCACCTAGCCGGAAAGAATCCCTAGGACTTGCCATTCTCGACACTGAATTCGCAAAAAACCAGATGGAAGTATTTGTGGAGATTCGTGGACAAAAGAAATTGGCTAAAGTGGAGACTGGTGCTTTCATCCAAGGCAGTGTTCGAAACAATCGCTAACCGAAAGTAAAAAAGAAGAGGAAAAATCATGGCAGATACACAAGCAAAAGACGGATATTATTATACGGAAAAACATGAATGGGTCAGAGTCGAAGGTGACGTAGCTCTCATCGGAATCACTGACTTTGCACAAAATGCACTAGGTGATATTGTATTTATCGACCTTCCGAAACCTGGAAAACAAATCAAAGCAAAAGACAGTCTTGGAACCATTGAATCTGTAAAGGCAGCCGAAGATTTATATTCACCAATTTCTGGTGAAGTTGTGGAAACAAATGCAAGTCTTGGTTCCAATCCAGCAGCAGTAAATGCCGAACCTTTTGATACTTGGATGGTAAAATTAAAAAACATCCAAACATCCGAACTCGGAAATCTTTTATCCGCAGCACAATACAAAGAATAC
This genomic interval carries:
- a CDS encoding DUF4269 domain-containing protein, producing the protein MQALFSNPFQQFEFLQSGTPKQQELARDLEDWKILKSLHGFKPTLAGTIPLDIDTDSSDVDILVKFNIPAHLQKICYAKFRNLSNYSFSEKTIALRATLICRFETKKFRYEIFGQSVEPTDQYAWIHMMVENRFLTLADPTFREEIRSLKKQGIKTEPAFCKVLDLKGDPYKTLVQWNQKSDEEFRDLLLQRGYQIIPN
- a CDS encoding alpha-ketoglutarate-dependent dioxygenase AlkB family protein, encoding MHLFHKSESENLLPYDGVLLYIPHFLPTDESDRVYLSLMEGIVWKPDEAILYGKHITTKRSVAWYAEKGFSYRYSGTAKTALPWSPELIELKAKVELASHEKFNSCLLNLYHDGNEGMAWHSDDETSLRPNSTIASVSLGAERLFRFKHKKTNEQVELSLEHGSLLLMKDVIQRHWLHSLPKAMKVKRPRINLTFRQFGMI
- a CDS encoding suppressor of fused domain protein — protein: MNPITPKVLYQEANPYGSFTAFLEDDGRTIYLYLQSHNNPEWPMKTLWVRNLIDAPEARVDEDFDAGLAPVLTKSEITDPNAQSSLTEDQIHFIWSEEGDGVALFVEEELQAYLPSWSGIKGIHGYAKFAKEEAPTASPLGDPENGVIAERVRTNRKFWESVAKKDHWKKAQKLRLDFLESKLGKHEKYWSADGGKYPSLGIASFLPKEFPGIKIFSTIGMSVQNQPSIELYHKDYENFSRIELVFAIQLLKDSEDKSETWIQHVLGEMVKFPWNTGIWFGHSHTIQNPRKDPDQLYLDFNWFVLRNVTDEIEQGSNESLPNLHGLITENGKRANFLLLTPIATEERICFMREGSAKFWETWKKEGYSFFHDSERRMLEF
- a CDS encoding synaptic vesicle VAT-1 family membrane protein; this encodes MLREVYRIEKTGSIDNLHRKNEPLRPPEGDEVTIEVKAIGLNFADVFSIYGLYSATPKGSFIPGLEFAGKIVKIGEKVKNFEVGDSVFGVTRFGAYTTHLNISEKTVFALPKDWSMQDGAAFAVQALTAYYALVPLGQVKEGDHVLIHSAAGGVGIMAGHIAKKKKAITIGLVGDSVKFSILKEVGYDYFLIRSPNFKQEMQKILSDQPLKIVLECLGGRYFQDSYDLLAPMGRLITYGSANFTPSHSFRNWFSIAYSYLRRPKIDPLSMISDNKSVMGFNLIWLWNEIDELRKHFSDLMMLSLPKQTIGHEFSFDSIHDALRTFQSGQTIGKIVIKVP
- the gcvT gene encoding glycine cleavage system aminomethyltransferase GcvT; translated protein: MVLESDREKAVELKQTPLHTIHKEMGAKMVPFGGWDMPVQYTGIIQEHLATRSAAGLFDVSHMGEIFVTGNETDVLSFLESVTCNTISGMKAGQVQYNAVVNEAGGLVDDITVYKFSESKYMICSNASNYPAVTKHLETYKKGNVTVVDDSKNWHQIALQGPKADEIFSKYLGKDLSSILYYHFEEMNWKGETIIVSRTGYTGEDGFEIYTSNELGVTLWKELLEIGKEFGLVPVGLGARDTLRLEAKYPLYGHELNAEWTPVESGINFIVKEKLSPYLGYTRIMADKKNGPKRKVVGIRLMEPGVLRENFPIFSSEGKEIGKSTSGTHSPSRKESLGLAILDTEFAKNQMEVFVEIRGQKKLAKVETGAFIQGSVRNNR
- the gcvH gene encoding glycine cleavage system protein GcvH yields the protein MADTQAKDGYYYTEKHEWVRVEGDVALIGITDFAQNALGDIVFIDLPKPGKQIKAKDSLGTIESVKAAEDLYSPISGEVVETNASLGSNPAAVNAEPFDTWMVKLKNIQTSELGNLLSAAQYKEYVSKLD